A region of the Curvibacter sp. AEP1-3 genome:
GGTGGGCAGCACGATGGGCCGGTCCGGGTAGCGGGGATTACGATCGTTGCTACCGAAGATCACCAGTTGCAAATCCACGCCGATCTGCGGCGCAGCCAAGCCCGCACCGTTCGCAGCCCGCATGGTGTCCAGCATGTCGGTGACCAGCAGGTGCAGCGCATCGGTATCGAACTCAGTGACCGGTTGCGCCACGCGCAAAAGGCGTGGATCGCCCATCTTGAGAATGTCACGCACGGTCATTTCAGCAACTCCAAGAGGCCTGCTTCATCCAACACGGGAACACCCAGCTCGTTGGCTTTGTCCAGTTTGCTGCCGGCTTCTGCTCCTGCGACCACATAATGCGTTTTCTTGCTCACAGAGCCACTGACCTTGCCACCGGCGGCTTCAATAAGATCTTTGGCCGCATCTCGGCCCAAGGTGGGCAATGTGCCGGTGAGCACCAGCGTTTTGCCCGCCAAAGGTTTGGGGCCGGCATCGGCGGGTGCACCTTCAGGCCAGGTGACGCCGCAAGCCCGTAACTGCTCCACCACTTCCCGGTTGTGGGCTTGGTCGAAAAAGGTGCGAATGCTTTGGGCCACGATGGGGCCCACGTCAGACACGGCCAACAGCGCTTCTCCGTTGGCGTCCATGATGGCGTCCAGCGTGCCGAAATGGCGGGCCAATTCCTTCGCCGTGGCTTCACCCACATGACGGATACCCAACCCGAACAGGAAGCGCGGCAAGGTCGTTTGCTTGGACTTTTCCAGCGCATCCACGATGTTTTGTGCTGACTTGTCGGCCATGCGGTCCAGGCTTGCCAAAGCATTCAATCCAAGCCGGTAAAGGTCGGGCAAATTGCGGATCACATTGGCATCCACCAACTGCTCCACGAGTTTGTCGCCCAGGCCTTCCACCTCGACCGCACGGCGTTGCGCGAAATGGAGAATGGCTTGCTTGCGCTGGGCACTGCAGAACAGACCGCCGATGCAGCGATAGTCGGCCTCACCCTCCTCCCGCACCGCAGCGGATTGGCACACCGGGCAGATACGGGGCATGGTGAACTGGGGCGCATCACCCACGCGCTTTTCAGCCAGCACAGACACCACTTCCGGAATCACATCCCCTGCGCGACGCACGATCACGGTGTCGCCCACCCGCACATCTTTGCGGCGGGCCTCGTCCTCGTTGTGCAAGGTGGCATTGGTAACGGTGACGCCACCCACGAAGACGGGCGCCAACTTGGCGACAGGCGTCAATTTGCCTGTGCGCCCCACTTGCACGTCAATGGCCAACACCGTGGTCAGCTGTTCCTGCGCCGGGTACTTGTGAGCCACAGCCCAGCGCGGCTCACGGGTGACAAAGCCCAGCCTCTGCTGCAGAGCCAGGCTATTGACCTTGTAGACCACGCCATCAATGTCGAAAGGCAAGCTATCGCGGCCAGCGCCGATGCGCTGGTGATATGCTATTAATTCAGGAGCGCCTCGCGCAGTATCCACCTGCGCTGCAACCGGAAAACCCCATGATTTCAGGGTTTGGAGCATGGCGTAGTGGGTGCCGAACATGGGCCCACCCTCGCTGGCTGGGGTAACTTCACCGAGCCCGTAGGCAAAGAAGCTCAAGGGCCGCTGGGCGGCAATGCCCGGGTCCAATTGGCGTACGGCACCGGCCGCAGCATTGCGGGGGTTCACAAAGGTCTTTTCGCCCTTTTCGCCGGCCGCAATGCGTGCGCGTTGGCGTTCGTTCAATGCCTCGAAATCATCGCGGCGCATGTACACCTCGCCGCGCACTTCCAGAACGGGAGGCACACCGTCCGGCAACTTCAAAGGAATCTGTCCGATGGTCCGGATGTTCTGGGTAACGTCTTCGCCATATTCACCGTCGCCCCGTGTTGCTGCTTGCACCAGTACGCCTTGCTCGTAACGCAAGTTCATGGCCAAGCCGTCAAACTTGAGCTCAGCGACGTACTCCACCGGGGCATCACCCTCGTGCAGCTCCAGCTCTTTGCGGACACGGGTATCAAAGGCAACAGCACCTGAAGACTCGGTATCCGTCTCGGTGCGAATGCTGAGCATGGGCACCGCGTGGCGTACGCTGGTGAACGCATCCAGCACTTGCCCGCCCACCCGTTGCGTCGGGGAATCAGGCGTCACCCACTCAGGACGCTCCGCCTCCAATGCCTGAAGCTCACGGAACAGCAGGTCATATTCGGCATCTGGCACCAAAGGCGCATCGAGCACATAGTAGGCGTGGCCCAGCCTATGCAGCTCCTCGCGAAGGGCCCGCAGGCGTTCGTGAGGGAGGGAGTCCGGCACTGCCGGCTCGGATGAAAACAAGTCCAGCGTTGCCATAAAACGGAAAGAAACTTAGCTGAAAAGGCGACGTGCGATAGGTGAGCCGGCGGCAATGTCCCGCTGCTCCAGCGTGTCGTAAAGCACCTGGAGGTCAGCAGCGATCACGTCCATGGTCTGTGCGGCCAGTGGCTGGCCGTTGTCGTCGGTGACCACGCCTTCCATGGCAAGCGCCAGGGCGTCTGCCGTTTCTCGCATGCGCTCGAAAGGCCGCTCTGCCCTGTCCACTTGGGCCACGTCAAGGTGCAGGGACAATTCGCGGATGGCGCTCTGGGCCGGGTCATCTGCCAAAGCAGCTTGAGAGTCAAAGCCCAGCACCAGCACAGGGGGCAGGCCCTCGACGGACGCCGGCAGCACCATACGACCGGGAATCACACCGGCCACAAATCCCAAACGGGCTGCGTTCTGGTGGATGTAGCCGGGGCTCCAGGACGCATTGCGGGCGCGGATGGTGA
Encoded here:
- the ligA gene encoding NAD-dependent DNA ligase LigA, which produces MATLDLFSSEPAVPDSLPHERLRALREELHRLGHAYYVLDAPLVPDAEYDLLFRELQALEAERPEWVTPDSPTQRVGGQVLDAFTSVRHAVPMLSIRTETDTESSGAVAFDTRVRKELELHEGDAPVEYVAELKFDGLAMNLRYEQGVLVQAATRGDGEYGEDVTQNIRTIGQIPLKLPDGVPPVLEVRGEVYMRRDDFEALNERQRARIAAGEKGEKTFVNPRNAAAGAVRQLDPGIAAQRPLSFFAYGLGEVTPASEGGPMFGTHYAMLQTLKSWGFPVAAQVDTARGAPELIAYHQRIGAGRDSLPFDIDGVVYKVNSLALQQRLGFVTREPRWAVAHKYPAQEQLTTVLAIDVQVGRTGKLTPVAKLAPVFVGGVTVTNATLHNEDEARRKDVRVGDTVIVRRAGDVIPEVVSVLAEKRVGDAPQFTMPRICPVCQSAAVREEGEADYRCIGGLFCSAQRKQAILHFAQRRAVEVEGLGDKLVEQLVDANVIRNLPDLYRLGLNALASLDRMADKSAQNIVDALEKSKQTTLPRFLFGLGIRHVGEATAKELARHFGTLDAIMDANGEALLAVSDVGPIVAQSIRTFFDQAHNREVVEQLRACGVTWPEGAPADAGPKPLAGKTLVLTGTLPTLGRDAAKDLIEAAGGKVSGSVSKKTHYVVAGAEAGSKLDKANELGVPVLDEAGLLELLK